In Coriobacteriia bacterium, a genomic segment contains:
- a CDS encoding regulatory protein RecX: MLQRIEVAGPGSKARRLVFSDGEDPRTTSAIAAREIGLVEGAEIERAEVEASLAEVEYDLARERALRLLGYREHSAHELLAKLLDTGYPRHIAQSVADRFVEVSLIDDERFAEAWVRSRVSAGYGPRRIARELKLKGISDALIETALAESQPHEHEVEQACVALRGRRATNKREREKLIRRLVTRGFSLATALEAVGDCEEDPAAE; this comes from the coding sequence ATGCTCCAACGCATCGAAGTCGCCGGGCCCGGTTCGAAGGCCCGGCGACTCGTGTTTTCTGATGGCGAAGACCCCCGCACCACGTCCGCCATCGCAGCCCGTGAGATCGGTCTGGTTGAGGGAGCAGAGATCGAACGCGCCGAAGTCGAGGCCTCGCTCGCAGAGGTCGAGTACGACCTCGCCAGGGAGCGTGCGCTGCGGCTCCTCGGCTATCGCGAGCACTCGGCGCATGAACTCTTGGCAAAGCTGCTCGACACCGGCTACCCGCGCCACATAGCTCAGTCGGTTGCAGATCGGTTCGTTGAGGTCTCGCTCATTGACGATGAGCGGTTTGCTGAGGCGTGGGTGCGCTCGCGCGTGAGTGCCGGCTACGGTCCGCGCCGGATAGCGCGGGAACTCAAACTCAAGGGAATCTCAGACGCCCTGATCGAGACAGCCCTCGCAGAGTCTCAGCCCCATGAGCACGAGGTCGAACAGGCTTGCGTGGCCCTGCGCGGCCGCCGCGCCACGAACAAGCGCGAGCGCGAGAAGCTCATCCGCCGCCTAGTCACGCGCGGCTTCTCGCTCGCCACGGCTCTTGAAGCGGTCGGCGATTGTGAGGAAGATCCCGCGGCCGAGTAG